The Megasphaera stantonii genome includes a window with the following:
- a CDS encoding adenosylcobalamin-dependent ribonucleoside-diphosphate reductase, with protein MNEQEWLGEQNQLGMDIWKNKYCNNGETFEQWIDRVSGHDEDVAQLLKEQKFLFGGRILANRGLEYEGKKITLSNCYVMTPPEDNIESIFDRAGKLARTYSYGGGCGIDISGLSPKGARINNAAKETSGSISFMTLYSLVTELIGQNGRRGALMISIDCAHPDVLEFIKLKTDLNKVTKANISIRLSDEFMEAVKARQQFRLHYTRKETGQVIESMVNAADIFRLVAETNWDYAEPGALFWDRICQWNLLANTKEFKFAGVNPCAEEPLPAGGSCLLGSLNLANFVRDPFSDKSLFDFNEFRRCVTIAVRALNDVLDEGLPLHPLQEQQDSVRQWRQIGLGIMGLGDMLIKLGITYGSDEAVALCDEIGFAMTDTAIAASANLAGERGAFDMCHIDEIMETPFFKANTTKKTAALVKEKGLRNSQLLTIAPTGTLSTMLGISGGIEPIYANFYERKTESLHGTDVYYKVYTPIVERYMKAHNIKDDSQLPEYFVTALTLDYHQRVAMQAVWQQHIDASISSTVNVPNSFTVEDTENLYLLAYEKGCKGLTLFRDGCKRAGILTTHVDKKSVPIAGAGLDRGEIVSIDDNVIGKKRKLVTGCGSLHCLAFFDPETGALLETYLSKGSTGGCNNFMIGLSRMISISARAGIDIYTIIDQLNSTGNCPSYSVRRATRGDTSKGSCCPMAVGNALLDMYNEVQEDLRQSAAVTKGDVPVKKAPAKPKADKKVTAESIFCPQCGEPLVFEGGCNTCKNCGWSKCN; from the coding sequence ATGAACGAGCAGGAATGGCTGGGCGAACAGAATCAGCTGGGCATGGATATTTGGAAAAACAAGTACTGCAACAACGGCGAAACCTTTGAGCAGTGGATTGACCGCGTCAGCGGCCATGACGAAGACGTGGCGCAGCTGCTGAAGGAGCAGAAATTCCTCTTCGGCGGCCGCATTTTGGCCAACCGCGGATTGGAATACGAAGGCAAGAAAATCACCTTGTCGAACTGCTACGTCATGACGCCGCCGGAAGACAATATCGAAAGCATCTTCGACCGCGCCGGAAAGCTGGCCCGCACGTACAGCTACGGCGGCGGCTGCGGCATCGACATTTCCGGCCTCAGCCCCAAAGGCGCGCGCATCAACAACGCGGCGAAGGAGACGAGCGGCTCCATATCCTTTATGACCCTCTATTCCCTCGTGACGGAGCTCATCGGCCAGAATGGCCGCCGCGGCGCCCTCATGATTTCCATCGACTGCGCCCATCCCGACGTCCTGGAATTCATCAAGCTGAAAACCGATTTGAATAAGGTGACGAAGGCCAATATTTCCATCCGCCTGAGCGACGAATTCATGGAAGCCGTCAAGGCGCGGCAGCAGTTCCGCCTGCACTACACGCGGAAGGAAACGGGCCAGGTCATCGAAAGCATGGTCAACGCCGCCGACATCTTCCGACTCGTTGCCGAAACGAACTGGGACTACGCCGAGCCGGGCGCCCTGTTTTGGGACCGCATCTGCCAGTGGAATCTCTTGGCCAATACGAAGGAATTTAAATTTGCCGGCGTCAATCCCTGCGCCGAAGAACCCTTGCCGGCCGGCGGCTCGTGCCTCTTGGGCAGCCTGAACCTGGCGAACTTCGTCCGCGATCCCTTTTCGGACAAGTCCCTCTTTGATTTCAACGAATTCCGACGCTGCGTGACCATCGCCGTGCGGGCTCTGAACGACGTCCTCGACGAAGGCCTGCCCCTCCATCCGCTGCAGGAACAGCAGGACAGCGTGCGCCAGTGGCGGCAGATCGGCCTGGGCATCATGGGCCTCGGCGACATGCTCATCAAGCTGGGCATCACCTATGGCAGCGACGAAGCTGTCGCCCTGTGCGATGAAATCGGCTTCGCCATGACCGATACGGCCATCGCCGCCTCGGCGAACCTGGCCGGCGAACGAGGGGCCTTCGACATGTGCCACATTGACGAAATCATGGAAACGCCCTTCTTTAAGGCCAACACGACGAAAAAGACGGCGGCCCTGGTCAAGGAAAAGGGCCTGCGCAATTCCCAGCTCCTGACCATCGCCCCGACGGGCACCCTGTCGACTATGCTGGGCATTTCCGGCGGCATCGAGCCCATTTACGCCAACTTCTACGAACGGAAAACCGAGTCCCTCCACGGCACGGACGTATACTATAAGGTCTATACGCCTATTGTCGAACGATACATGAAGGCACACAACATTAAAGACGATTCGCAGCTGCCGGAATACTTCGTTACGGCCCTGACCCTCGACTATCATCAGCGCGTCGCCATGCAGGCCGTTTGGCAGCAGCACATCGACGCCTCCATCAGCTCGACGGTCAACGTGCCCAACAGCTTTACCGTCGAAGATACGGAAAACCTTTACCTCCTGGCCTATGAAAAGGGCTGCAAGGGCTTGACCTTGTTCCGCGACGGCTGCAAGCGGGCCGGCATCCTGACGACCCACGTCGACAAGAAATCTGTGCCCATCGCCGGCGCCGGCCTTGACCGCGGCGAAATCGTCAGCATCGACGACAACGTCATCGGCAAAAAACGCAAGCTCGTCACGGGCTGCGGCAGCCTCCACTGTCTGGCTTTCTTCGATCCCGAGACGGGAGCTCTCTTGGAAACGTACCTGAGCAAGGGCTCCACAGGCGGCTGCAACAACTTTATGATCGGCCTGTCCCGCATGATTTCCATCAGCGCCCGCGCCGGCATCGACATTTACACCATCATCGACCAGCTCAACTCGACGGGAAACTGCCCGTCCTACTCGGTCCGCCGGGCGACACGGGGCGACACGAGCAAGGGTTCGTGCTGCCCCATGGCCGTGGGCAATGCACTCCTCGATATGTACAATGAAGTGCAGGAGGACCTGCGCCAGTCGGCGGCTGTTACGAAAGGCGACGTACCGGTGAAAAAGGCGCCGGCTAAGCCCAAGGCCGACAAAAAAGTCACGGCTGAAAGCATTTTCTGCCCCCAGTGCGGCGAACCCTTAGTTTTTGAAGGGGGCTGCAATACCTGCAAAAACTGCGGCTGGAGTAAGTGCAATTAA
- a CDS encoding autotransporter domain-containing protein: MKGAAIPAKTAAGVSAINRITTILQAGCLSETACFFYGNRRNDAALGLYCDFVGIDYAHYKQDSFREDGSVYSLGSDGFSDDYLAGEIGVDMKRERKDKTYGLTVAYRRVFDGDVQHTGYSYVRGTGLGFGVQSMNRSKDHIAASAYASAKLSDRWEIGGAVEQDWSHTSRDMGASVQFMYSF, encoded by the coding sequence TTGAAGGGGGCTGCAATACCTGCAAAAACTGCGGCTGGAGTAAGTGCAATTAATAGGATAACGACAATACTGCAAGCAGGCTGTCTGTCGGAGACGGCCTGCTTTTTCTATGGGAACAGGCGGAACGATGCGGCTCTTGGGCTGTACTGTGACTTTGTCGGCATAGATTACGCCCATTACAAGCAGGACAGCTTCAGAGAAGACGGGAGCGTCTATTCCCTTGGCAGCGACGGGTTCAGCGACGACTATCTGGCCGGCGAAATCGGCGTCGATATGAAACGGGAGCGAAAGGACAAGACCTACGGCTTAACCGTAGCCTATCGGCGCGTCTTCGACGGCGACGTCCAGCATACGGGATATTCCTATGTCAGAGGAACGGGCTTGGGATTCGGCGTACAGTCTATGAACCGCAGCAAGGATCACATCGCAGCGTCGGCCTATGCGTCGGCTAAGCTGTCTGACCGTTGGGAAATCGGCGGAGCTGTAGAACAGGATTGGTCCCATACGAGCCGAGATATGGGGGCTTCCGTACAGTTTATGTACTCTTTCTAG